The Vespula vulgaris chromosome 10, iyVesVulg1.1, whole genome shotgun sequence nucleotide sequence ttcttgATGTCTTCCAACATTTAAAATGTTCGcaattttaaaatagaaagattaaATTGTGAACTAGCtacattttcaaattaacTCATTTAATTGATTGGAAAATAGTCTGATTActctaatgaaaaaaattatttgatatttttattattacaatattgaaattgaATACATGTGTGaacattcgaaaatatttttaaattaaatatttaagaataaagaaaaatatttttggtaCTTTTATtcagtattataaaaaaaaagaaggtcatagaaaaaaagtcCTCTTGCTAAAGTAATTATACTCTTTACTATAGTTTGGCCACTATTTCGGCTGACATTTGTTTCAAGGCAGCCTACGTACTTCTTCttgtatgaaatataataatataaaaaaataaacttgtAAATATCTAAGTACTCATTATTGaatcttctttatatttctatagagatatgaaaatgataaatgaagtaattttattttcattgtgcattttaataataagtaattaaatatgaaaaatgactTTATGTTGATATCATCGACAATATGGAATAAGCAATATTAATGAACTTATAcattcttctatcttctcaTATATGTaaacttattattaaattaaggaagaaaaatgtatttattaaaatatgttcaGTCATCGTACATTTTTACATTTGCCATATAATtggaatgaaaagaataatttgcataataaatttttcatgacaaaataattctcttataataattataaatacgcCATACCCATTGCTATACAATTGcgttatacaatatttaaacattGAGATTccttatatttatcataattaGTGCTAGTATTTTACATAACTTCTATACACATTGTAATACCCCATATGCGCcataacatatatgtataacaaatGCGTCACTGTAGAAGATGGTAaaataactaattaattaattagaataaaataccGATTTGGTGTCGTGTGAACGAGCTGTTAGTaggaagaaatggaaaaaaaaaatgggataGAATACAAAATATAGTTCTATTAAAACTGCGTTcccatataaaatatagtattatatcgttagataattaatactgaatataaatctttataacatttgcattaaaaaaagaaacaaaaaaaagaaagatctcaGATCATGATTCTTCTGATTCATAGTTACTCTTCCAATATTGTTACTTTCCATTTGATAACTCCAACTATGAGAGTAGAACAAAATTTCTCTAGACATCTACTCTTTCTGTGTTTTTAATTTCCTGTAGGTGGTGGTGTTGGAGGATCATCGCTCGGGCCCTATAAAAacgtctctttttctatcttatgtTTACAGAACCAGTTgaactaatatttaattttcattactgAATATACTGATTAAATAACACTATTTGGAcaacgaaatataaattaataaaataataaaaaataaaaacccgattctaatatatcgataatcgatgaAGAATTTTCGATATTGAACGATATTACTTTATTGATATAAACGCTACCACTTACGGATATATCGTCTCGATTTTTAACAACATTGCTCCGCAATGATGCACGTCGAAGAGATCTTGGTCtgataatatacattaaaacAATAAATGCAAAGAATAAACATGTCATGAAAAAATTAGTGGACGGCTGTACAGGAAGCGGTCCTGGCactaaaataaagaaaatgttatgaatataaaataagttgTAACACACAGATACAatgtcgtaaaaaaagaaaaaaaaataagaaaaagaatacctACGCCTTGAGAAGCTAAAACATTCATTGTCCGAACAGTAATTTTGTGTTTGCCGTAACTGAAACAACATATTTCTGATGACATAGAAAACAAagtattctatttttttattcgtacttaaaattatattcatcgaAATTTGTTACCGACGTGTATTGCAacgataacaaagaaaaaaaaagacaaagaaaacattcgaagaatataaaacgatattatgCAAAGATCGactaatttttacataaattgtataatgcaacataaacagaaaaaaaatggcaCATTGGGTAATTCAGATGTTAcacttgaaaatatttgcattACGATACGTGTGAGCAAAGATCCGTCTGtccatgatatatatatatatatatatatatataaacgtgtcgtcattttatttgtcataattatcttcgaaaaataaacaatgtaAACGAGTCGAAtgttttaaaatgatttttttcgacGATCGTCGCATATTGCTGAATTTTCATAACAATCGAAAAACACTTTTCTCaactaaaaataaacttttaatcgaatcttttcaaatattattcgGTGTTTCAAATTCGGAGATTTCGAATTATCTGTTATTCTTTCGTCGTTTATTCAAGATAAGAAAATTCGACTTACGATAGAAAGTAGACGTTGCATGAGCAAGTCGTTAGCCCATATACATTCACAAAGATCGAAATCGTCGCTCATCGTTAACACGGGTATCTTCGCGGTGTCTCGTATTTAATGGCTGAAACTAAAATGAAAACGAGATAGAAAcctaatataaataaagtaaataaattacgaaaaaatatgaaattaaaaaaaaaggaaaaaaacataaaatgaaaattaaaaaaccacacacacacgcgcatcAAAAGAGAAGGAATCCGACGTTAACACGTTTCTTGTTTGCCTttccttatatattattttattatatactctagggaacgtatgtatgtacacatatgttGTATGTCCGTTACTGTATGCACTTTCTGGAAATTGAACACGTTCTATTAATGTTCTTATCAGTACGTGTGAAAAATAAACACATTTCACGGAAGCGGAAAAACTTTTATCGTCGAAAAGGATATTTTATGTATGCATGATAGTTTAGCAACGATAATTTTGCATTCTATCTAAAACCTCTGAAAATATTGTCTCTAACTAGAACAAATTAAACGAatcattctaaaaatatttaatagacgagaaaatatcaatttcgtttctttaaagATTTTCTCCTTACGatatcttaattattaataagtgtaattttattaatatttatataacttatCGAATGTGACAACGTTTTGATTgtatatacgaaaaaagaataaaaaagaaaaaaaaagattgctgataaaaaacatgaaataataatttccaataactttctatttcaatgtctttcttttctcctttccatatatatataaatagtacacacacacacacacttcatgttaatatcattattatctcttATTTCTGACTAAACGATTATAAATTCGTTCTTCCTTGTTTTTCTACGTTCCGTTTTGTCTAAAGGTTAATACTAATCACAAAGTGCAAAAAAGTTTGTACTTCGcatcgaaatgaaatatttaaataatagataacAAGGCGATagatttataatttacttatCGAAGATTTCTTAGAACCAATAATaacacaaaacaaaaaattaataac carries:
- the LOC127066783 gene encoding small integral membrane protein 14; amino-acid sequence: MSDDFDLCECIWANDLLMQRLLSILRQTQNYCSDNECFSFSRLPGPLPVQPSTNFFMTCLFFAFIVLMYIIRPRSLRRASLRSNVVKNRDDISGPSDDPPTPPPTGN